In Patescibacteria group bacterium, one DNA window encodes the following:
- a CDS encoding PEGA domain-containing protein, whose amino-acid sequence MKINIWVRRIYLVLIVFIFLLVSTFLISLALGYKYSFSKHKFEKTSILYIKSYPKDATITLNSKNYSNSTPARITHLNPDLYDIKVSKADYQTWEKQFLVRPDESIFIEDISLFLQKPESEILKSGSFEELSISPDKEKLLFYDKDNDELSFFSISDNQIISVERNIGNIEKNIWSSDNQKILLKINESTDFLPVKYSSLNQNAEYFVSFTFLNSPILRLSDYIKFDIKECVWDKFDSSLLYITDSSLNLYSFNIDKKVLKLMNIKNVSAVKPEKSKIFYASQENGITNFYVFDIDKNQNEKIFSFENTNNYEFLLPHRDYFCLFDTDMKILYLIDPNLDKYLVKTFYGINSVDWDLYNRILLLKNDYEISYYDLETNEQSIVNRFSTKILDAFWHRNNNHIFYSLDNKLYVIEMDNRDKKNVFDLSSIKSSNIFLANKKGNILYHITPEGLIKETIQ is encoded by the coding sequence ATGAAAATAAATATTTGGGTCAGAAGAATTTATTTGGTTTTAATAGTTTTTATTTTTTTGTTGGTATCTACTTTTTTAATATCTCTAGCATTGGGATATAAATATAGTTTTTCAAAACATAAATTTGAAAAAACAAGTATTTTGTATATAAAATCATATCCAAAAGATGCCACTATAACATTAAATAGTAAGAATTACAGCAATTCAACTCCTGCTAGAATTACACATTTAAATCCAGATTTGTATGATATAAAAGTTTCAAAAGCTGATTATCAAACATGGGAGAAACAATTTCTTGTAAGACCAGATGAGTCTATTTTTATAGAAGATATATCTTTGTTTTTACAAAAACCAGAATCAGAAATTTTGAAATCAGGAAGTTTTGAAGAATTGTCAATATCTCCAGACAAAGAAAAACTTTTATTTTATGATAAGGATAATGATGAGCTTAGTTTTTTTAGTATTTCTGATAATCAGATAATATCCGTTGAAAGAAATATAGGAAATATTGAAAAAAATATTTGGTCATCTGATAATCAAAAAATACTTTTAAAAATAAATGAATCTACAGACTTTTTACCTGTGAAATATAGTTCATTGAATCAAAATGCTGAATATTTTGTTTCATTTACGTTTTTAAATTCTCCTATTTTAAGATTGAGTGATTATATAAAATTTGATATCAAAGAATGTGTTTGGGATAAATTTGATTCTAGTTTGTTGTATATTACCGATTCAAGTTTAAATTTATATTCATTTAATATAGATAAAAAAGTTTTGAAATTAATGAATATTAAAAACGTTTCAGCTGTAAAACCAGAGAAATCAAAAATATTTTATGCATCACAAGAGAATGGAATTACAAATTTTTATGTATTTGATATAGATAAAAATCAAAATGAAAAAATATTTAGTTTTGAAAATACAAACAATTATGAATTTTTGTTACCACATAGAGATTATTTTTGTTTGTTTGATACTGATATGAAAATTTTATATTTAATAGATCCTAATTTGGATAAATATCTTGTAAAAACTTTTTATGGTATAAATAGTGTTGATTGGGATTTGTATAATAGAATTCTTTTATTAAAAAATGATTATGAAATATCTTATTATGATTTAGAAACAAATGAACAAAGTATTGTAAATAGGTTTAGTACAAAAATTTTAGATGCTTTTTGGCATAGAAATAATAATCACATATTTTATAGTCTAGATAATAAACTATATGTTATAGAAATGGATAATAGAGATAAAAAAAATGTATTTGATTTAAGCTCTATAAAATCTTCGAATATATTTTTAGCAAACAAAAAGGGTAATATTTTGTATCATATTACCCCAGAAGGACTTATAAAAGAAACTATACAATAA
- the murA gene encoding UDP-N-acetylglucosamine 1-carboxyvinyltransferase: MSKFIIQGNTKLSGEISVKGAKNNALKIIPAILLTSDKVTIHNVPNIIDVNLSLDILKSLGADIKKIGNSSFEIEAKNINPKNFNLDLAKKIRASLMFVAPLLHRFKEVSIPHPGGCVIGKRPIDFFIDFFQTLGVEIVEDGLNYKFINNGLKGSKYIFPQISHTGTESLILAAVLTPGTTEIVNAACEPEVEALAEFLNNMGAKINGAGTNNIIITGVKKLHGTEFTIIPDRIEAGSFLCIGVATKSLIKIKNCNPKHLEVPIKLLQKMGVAMEIGKNYIKILKVNKLKSENITTHEYPGLPTDLQSCFTILLTQANGMSLVHETIYESRLFFTDLLSRMGASIVLCDPHRAVINGPSKLYGKKVESPDIRAGLAMLIAGLIANGQTEIDYIEQIDRGYENIDKRLNKLGAKIKRIN, encoded by the coding sequence ATGTCCAAGTTTATTATTCAAGGCAATACTAAATTATCTGGCGAAATATCAGTAAAAGGAGCAAAAAATAATGCTCTAAAAATTATTCCGGCAATACTTCTTACAAGCGATAAGGTTACAATACACAATGTACCAAATATAATAGATGTAAATTTATCACTCGATATATTAAAAAGTTTGGGTGCTGATATAAAAAAAATAGGCAATTCATCTTTTGAAATAGAAGCAAAAAATATAAATCCAAAAAATTTCAATCTGGATTTGGCAAAAAAAATCAGAGCATCTTTGATGTTTGTAGCTCCACTTCTCCACAGATTCAAAGAAGTGAGTATTCCTCATCCTGGAGGTTGTGTAATAGGAAAAAGACCTATAGATTTTTTTATAGATTTTTTTCAAACTCTTGGGGTAGAAATAGTAGAAGACGGATTAAATTATAAATTTATAAATAATGGACTCAAAGGATCAAAATATATTTTCCCACAAATAAGTCATACTGGGACAGAAAGTTTGATACTCGCAGCAGTTCTTACTCCAGGAACAACAGAAATAGTAAATGCAGCATGTGAACCAGAAGTAGAAGCTTTGGCAGAATTTCTAAATAATATGGGTGCAAAAATTAATGGTGCAGGAACAAACAATATAATTATAACTGGAGTAAAAAAACTTCATGGAACAGAATTTACAATTATCCCAGATAGAATAGAAGCTGGCAGTTTCTTATGTATAGGTGTTGCCACAAAAAGTTTGATAAAAATAAAAAATTGTAATCCAAAACATTTAGAGGTGCCAATAAAATTATTACAAAAAATGGGGGTTGCTATGGAGATTGGAAAAAATTATATAAAAATATTAAAAGTCAATAAATTAAAATCAGAAAATATTACAACTCATGAATATCCAGGACTTCCTACAGATTTACAAAGTTGTTTTACAATACTTCTTACTCAAGCGAATGGTATGAGCCTTGTTCATGAAACAATATATGAAAGTAGATTATTTTTTACAGATTTACTTTCTAGAATGGGTGCCAGTATTGTACTTTGCGATCCACACAGAGCTGTAATAAATGGTCCTTCAAAATTATATGGTAAAAAAGTAGAAAGTCCAGATATAAGGGCGGGGCTTGCAATGCTTATAGCAGGGCTTATTGCGAATGGACAAACAGAAATAGATTATATAGAACAAATAGATAGAGGATATGAAAATATAGATAAGAGATTAAATAAATTAGGAGCAAAAATAAAAAGAATAAACTAA
- the rfbD gene encoding dTDP-4-dehydrorhamnose reductase: MKILITGAKGMLGKDISEILSNHDLILLDKEELDLTDFTKTEEEITKLHPELIINCAAFTDVDKAEESPEIANLINGEVPGNLAKICKKLSIILLQISTEYVFDGKDINGYSEDAITSAINEYGKSKALGEKLIQENCKMYYIVRSSWLYGHNLQRGKERGINFVDRIIELAGERDELNMVNDQFSKPTFTKDLANGIKTLIEEKYPCGIYHMTNEDATVPYEFANEIFKIKGINTKTSPISYSAYPSKVERPINAILVNTKFPKLRSWHEAIKEYLK; this comes from the coding sequence ATGAAAATACTCATAACCGGTGCAAAAGGAATGCTTGGAAAAGACATTTCTGAAATATTATCAAATCACGATCTAATTTTACTAGACAAAGAAGAATTAGATTTGACTGACTTTACAAAAACTGAAGAAGAAATTACAAAATTACATCCAGAATTAATAATAAATTGTGCAGCTTTTACGGATGTAGATAAAGCAGAAGAAAGTCCTGAAATAGCAAATCTTATAAATGGAGAAGTTCCTGGAAATTTGGCAAAAATATGTAAAAAATTATCTATAATACTTTTACAAATTAGCACTGAGTATGTTTTTGATGGAAAAGATATAAATGGATACAGCGAAGATGCAATTACAAGTGCAATAAATGAATATGGGAAGTCGAAAGCACTGGGAGAAAAATTAATACAAGAAAATTGTAAAATGTATTATATTGTAAGAAGTTCATGGCTTTATGGACACAACTTACAAAGAGGTAAAGAAAGAGGAATAAACTTTGTAGATAGAATTATAGAATTGGCGGGTGAAAGAGATGAATTAAATATGGTAAATGACCAATTTAGTAAACCTACTTTTACAAAGGATTTAGCAAATGGAATAAAAACCTTGATTGAAGAAAAATATCCATGCGGAATATATCATATGACAAATGAAGATGCTACAGTTCCTTATGAATTTGCAAATGAAATATTTAAAATTAAAGGAATAAATACAAAAACAAGCCCTATTAGTTATAGTGCATATCCATCAAAAGTTGAAAGACCAATAAATGCAATACTGGTAAATACAAAATTTCCAAAACTCAGAAGTTGGCATGAGGCAATAAAGGAATATTTAAAATAA